One Kaistella polysaccharea DNA segment encodes these proteins:
- a CDS encoding DUF4230 domain-containing protein, producing the protein MKKNQPLFYFIGGAALMLLLFLMWNALTKKVEDKVQSDYYIITNQIRKMNKMVVMEQDFSSMQKTKITSQILGSSLFPSAEKELITFTKTNAQVSYDLSKMKVKVDSINKKLIIQELPNADIRIIPSVEIQSMDDSFFDRFTDKDFQKVTKTAKENAYKTVNQNRLRNEGRKQLLENLEQIFVLAKALNYTIEDQTGQLDLTKI; encoded by the coding sequence TTGAAAAAAAACCAGCCCCTATTCTACTTCATCGGAGGCGCCGCATTGATGCTGCTTCTCTTTCTAATGTGGAATGCATTGACTAAAAAAGTCGAGGACAAAGTACAAAGCGATTATTATATTATTACGAATCAAATTCGGAAAATGAATAAAATGGTCGTCATGGAACAAGATTTTTCCAGCATGCAGAAGACAAAAATTACGTCGCAGATTCTTGGAAGTTCGTTATTTCCTTCGGCAGAAAAAGAACTCATTACTTTTACGAAGACAAATGCCCAGGTTTCTTACGATTTAAGTAAAATGAAAGTGAAGGTAGATTCTATTAATAAAAAATTAATTATTCAGGAACTTCCAAATGCAGATATTCGAATTATTCCCAGCGTAGAAATTCAGTCGATGGACGATTCATTCTTCGACCGATTTACGGACAAGGACTTTCAGAAAGTGACAAAAACCGCAAAGGAAAATGCCTACAAAACTGTAAATCAAAATCGGTTGAGAAATGAAGGGCGAAAGCAACTTTTAGAAAATTTAGAACAAATCTTTGTTTTGGCAAAGGCTTTGAATTACACCATCGAAGACCAAACCGGTCAACTCGACCTCACCAAAATTTAA
- the infC gene encoding translation initiation factor IF-3 gives MHQINQKIRAREVRLVGDNVEPGVYPLEKALEIAKDQDLDLVVISDKAEPFISRILDYKKFLYEQKKKQKELKAKQVKVVVKEIRFGPQTDEHDYDFKKKHAEKFLEEGSKLKTYVFFKGRSIIFKDQGEILLLKLAQELEHVGKVDQLPKLEGKRMIMMMSPKKPAK, from the coding sequence TTGCACCAGATTAATCAAAAGATTCGGGCAAGAGAAGTACGTTTAGTAGGTGATAATGTGGAACCCGGAGTTTATCCGCTAGAAAAAGCTCTAGAAATAGCAAAAGATCAGGATTTGGATTTGGTGGTTATTTCAGATAAAGCAGAACCTTTTATTTCCAGAATTCTGGATTATAAAAAGTTTCTTTATGAGCAAAAGAAAAAACAAAAAGAGCTAAAAGCGAAACAAGTTAAGGTTGTCGTAAAAGAAATCAGATTCGGTCCTCAGACCGATGAGCACGATTACGATTTCAAAAAGAAACACGCTGAAAAATTTTTAGAAGAAGGTTCAAAATTGAAAACATATGTTTTCTTTAAGGGGCGTTCAATTATATTTAAAGATCAGGGAGAAATTCTTCTTTTAAAATTAGCGCAGGAATTAGAGCACGTTGGAAAAGTTGATCAATTGCCTAAATTAGAAGGTAAGAGAATGATTATGATGATGAGCCCGAAAAAACCGGCTAAGTAA
- a CDS encoding acyl-CoA dehydrogenase family protein codes for MNSETTQNLNMIAETARDFAEKNIRPNIMEWDESQTFPVDLFHQLGDMGFMGIVVPEEYGGSGLGYHEYVTILDEISQVDPSIGLSVAAHNSLCTNHIYEFGNEEQRHKWLPQLASGKVIGAWGLTEHNTGSDSGGMSTTAVKDGEDWIINGAKNFITHAISGDIAVVMTRTGEIGARNNSTAFVLEKGMAGFTSGKKENKLGMRASETAELIFDNVRVSDANRLGEVGSGFKQAMKILDGGRISIAALSLGIAKGAYKAALKYSLERHQFGKAINQFQAINFMLADMATEIDAAELLIQRASNLKNAKQPMTKEGAMAKLYASEACVRIANNAVQIFGGYGYTKDFPAEKYYRDSKLCTIGEGTSEIQRLVIGREISK; via the coding sequence ATGAACAGCGAGACTACTCAAAACCTTAATATGATTGCAGAAACCGCAAGGGATTTTGCAGAAAAAAATATCCGTCCTAATATTATGGAATGGGATGAAAGCCAAACCTTTCCTGTCGACTTATTTCACCAGTTGGGTGACATGGGTTTTATGGGAATTGTAGTGCCTGAAGAGTATGGTGGTTCCGGTTTAGGCTATCATGAATACGTAACTATATTAGATGAAATTTCGCAGGTTGATCCTTCAATCGGTCTTTCTGTCGCAGCACATAATTCACTTTGTACAAATCATATTTATGAATTTGGTAATGAAGAGCAAAGACACAAGTGGTTACCACAATTAGCATCAGGTAAAGTAATTGGTGCTTGGGGTTTAACTGAGCACAACACGGGTTCTGATTCTGGCGGTATGAGTACGACTGCGGTTAAAGATGGCGAAGATTGGATCATCAATGGTGCAAAAAACTTTATTACTCACGCTATTTCTGGCGATATTGCCGTGGTGATGACAAGAACGGGAGAAATTGGTGCAAGAAATAATTCCACTGCTTTTGTTTTAGAAAAAGGAATGGCAGGATTTACTTCCGGGAAAAAAGAAAATAAATTAGGAATGCGTGCCTCAGAAACTGCAGAACTAATCTTCGACAATGTTCGGGTTTCAGATGCAAATCGTTTAGGAGAAGTAGGTTCAGGTTTCAAGCAAGCCATGAAAATCTTAGATGGTGGCAGAATTTCTATTGCTGCTTTAAGTTTAGGAATTGCGAAAGGCGCCTATAAAGCTGCTTTGAAATATTCATTAGAGAGACATCAATTTGGCAAAGCCATTAATCAGTTCCAGGCCATTAATTTTATGCTTGCCGATATGGCTACAGAAATTGATGCAGCAGAACTTTTAATTCAAAGAGCTTCAAATCTTAAAAACGCAAAACAGCCGATGACCAAAGAAGGTGCAATGGCAAAATTATATGCATCGGAAGCTTGCGTAAGAATTGCGAACAATGCGGTGCAAATATTCGGAGGATATGGCTACACCAAAGATTTCCCCGCTGAGAAATATTACAGAGACTCAAAATTATGTACAATTGGAGAGGGAACTTCTGAAATTCAAAGACTTGTTATCGGTAGAGAAATTTCTAAATAA
- a CDS encoding TlpA family protein disulfide reductase encodes MKNLTKFILTTATLFLTLQSCESQKVVINREVETTNDGKMLLGHQSKDQLLKEPYSQWYVSEHDEYTLDEKSVAELKKEKLNSYNLILVMGTWCSDSHREVPRFFKILEATNFPDAKLTMIAVNRKYEAPGGEEGPYNIRRVPTIIVQKYGKEIGRIIESPTSGYLERDLLEIIKKDNSSLKDILK; translated from the coding sequence ATGAAAAATTTAACGAAATTTATATTAACCACCGCTACTTTATTTTTAACCCTTCAATCTTGCGAATCGCAGAAAGTGGTCATCAATCGTGAAGTAGAAACAACAAACGACGGAAAAATGCTTTTAGGACATCAATCAAAAGATCAATTATTAAAAGAACCTTACAGCCAATGGTATGTGTCAGAGCACGATGAATACACACTTGACGAAAAATCAGTTGCAGAATTGAAAAAAGAAAAGCTAAATTCTTATAATCTCATTCTTGTCATGGGAACTTGGTGTAGCGACAGCCACCGCGAAGTTCCACGCTTTTTTAAGATTTTGGAAGCGACCAATTTTCCTGATGCAAAACTAACTATGATCGCGGTCAATAGAAAATACGAAGCGCCAGGTGGCGAAGAAGGACCTTATAATATTCGGAGAGTTCCTACCATTATCGTTCAGAAATACGGAAAAGAAATTGGTCGGATTATTGAAAGTCCTACTTCAGGTTATCTCGAAAGAGATTTACTCGAAATTATTAAAAAAGACAATTCTTCTCTAAAAGATATTCTAAAATAA
- a CDS encoding amidase, with product MKRSDFLKNTALAAIGIPTLFATNSFTEKNTDSKLEYISEDFDNNFELDEMTVSELQDKMEKGTYTSAQITQLYLDRIEPIDKNGPKLNSIIEVNPDALSIAKAMDKERKDAKIRGPLHGIPVVIKDNIDTADQMMTTAGSLALVGNIAKKDAFIVTQLRNAGAVILGKTNLSEWANFRSTNSSSGWSSRGLQTKNPYILDHSPCGSSAGSGSAVSANLCAIAVGTETDGSITCPASINGAVGIKPTVGLVSRSGIIPISSTQDTAGPLTRTVTDAALLLEVLAGGDSADPVTLGSNGQNTSYTKFLDKEGLKGKRIGVEKKKYTNQFLNELQEKALDVLKKRGATIVELDYLDSINALGSDEFEVLKYEFKDGVNSYLSNANTKMKSLAAVIKYNKENEDVVMPTFKQELLEQSEAKKGLKDAAYLKALKNSHNGSKKIIDSIMKKNNLDAITGLTMGPACSIDVIYGDKWGEVSLTAPAAMSGYPHISVPCGKVYDLPIGLSFFSGAYREGEIITLAYAFEQATKHRVKPDFKKSFLA from the coding sequence ATGAAAAGAAGCGATTTTTTAAAGAACACAGCCTTGGCCGCGATTGGCATCCCAACATTATTTGCTACCAATTCGTTTACCGAAAAAAATACAGATTCTAAATTAGAATATATCTCGGAAGATTTCGATAATAATTTTGAATTAGATGAAATGACTGTTTCAGAACTTCAAGACAAAATGGAGAAGGGAACTTACACTTCGGCGCAAATTACCCAACTTTACTTGGACCGAATTGAACCCATTGACAAAAATGGACCGAAACTCAATTCAATAATAGAAGTGAATCCAGACGCTTTAAGCATTGCAAAAGCCATGGATAAAGAAAGAAAAGATGCTAAAATCAGAGGTCCTTTACACGGAATTCCTGTGGTCATAAAAGATAATATTGATACAGCAGATCAAATGATGACCACAGCGGGATCACTCGCTTTGGTCGGCAACATAGCGAAAAAAGATGCCTTTATTGTGACGCAACTCAGAAATGCGGGTGCAGTAATTTTGGGAAAAACCAATTTAAGTGAATGGGCAAATTTTCGTTCAACAAATTCCTCTTCAGGGTGGAGCAGTCGTGGTTTGCAAACAAAAAATCCTTATATCTTAGATCATTCGCCGTGTGGTTCAAGTGCTGGTTCTGGCTCAGCGGTTTCGGCAAATTTATGTGCGATTGCAGTAGGTACAGAAACCGATGGTTCGATAACTTGTCCGGCGTCTATTAATGGCGCAGTCGGTATAAAACCGACGGTTGGTTTGGTGAGCCGTTCAGGAATAATCCCAATTTCAAGTACGCAGGATACCGCAGGGCCGTTGACGAGAACTGTTACTGATGCGGCGCTGCTTTTGGAAGTTCTAGCAGGCGGTGACAGTGCAGATCCTGTGACATTAGGAAGTAATGGGCAAAACACGAGTTATACCAAATTTTTAGATAAGGAAGGTTTAAAAGGAAAGAGAATTGGTGTGGAAAAGAAAAAATATACCAATCAATTCCTAAATGAATTACAAGAAAAAGCGTTGGATGTTCTAAAAAAACGCGGTGCCACAATCGTAGAACTTGATTATTTAGACAGCATTAATGCATTGGGAAGTGATGAATTCGAAGTATTAAAATATGAATTTAAAGATGGTGTAAATTCTTATCTCTCGAACGCGAACACTAAGATGAAAAGTTTGGCAGCAGTGATAAAATACAACAAAGAGAACGAAGACGTTGTAATGCCAACTTTTAAGCAAGAACTCTTAGAACAAAGTGAAGCCAAAAAAGGTTTAAAGGACGCTGCTTATCTTAAAGCTTTAAAAAATAGTCATAACGGATCGAAGAAAATTATTGACAGCATCATGAAAAAAAATAATCTCGATGCGATTACGGGCTTAACAATGGGACCAGCTTGTAGTATCGACGTTATTTATGGGGATAAATGGGGCGAGGTTTCTCTTACTGCGCCCGCTGCAATGAGTGGTTATCCGCATATTTCTGTGCCTTGTGGTAAAGTTTACGATTTACCAATTGGTTTGTCTTTTTTCAGCGGTGCCTATCGTGAAGGTGAAATTATTACATTAGCCTATGCATTTGAACAAGCCACAAAACACAGGGTGAAACCAGATTTTAAAAAGTCTTTTTTGGCTTGA
- a CDS encoding nucleoside triphosphate pyrophosphohydrolase family protein: protein MEKIDSLNQVAEFHRTFNAPVLETPTIPSAERCTLRISLLQEELNELKDAIADHDMVEIADALCDLQYVLSGAVLEFGLGEKFVSLFNEVHRSNMSKACNSQSEADETISFYNEKGEDAYSQESGEKINVHRASDHKVLKNKYYSPADLTSILEN, encoded by the coding sequence ATGGAAAAAATAGATTCATTGAATCAAGTAGCCGAATTTCATCGTACTTTCAACGCTCCTGTTTTAGAAACACCCACAATCCCGAGTGCAGAGCGATGTACATTAAGAATCTCTCTTTTGCAGGAAGAATTAAACGAGTTAAAAGACGCCATTGCTGATCATGATATGGTAGAAATTGCAGATGCGCTGTGTGACTTACAATATGTTCTAAGCGGTGCAGTTCTGGAATTTGGTTTAGGTGAAAAATTTGTTTCTCTTTTTAACGAAGTTCACCGTTCAAACATGTCAAAAGCTTGTAATTCACAATCGGAAGCTGACGAAACGATTTCATTTTACAATGAAAAAGGAGAAGATGCTTACTCTCAGGAATCTGGAGAAAAAATTAATGTTCACCGGGCTTCTGATCATAAAGTGCTGAAAAATAAATATTATTCACCAGCAGATTTAACGTCTATCTTAGAAAATTAA
- the thrS gene encoding threonine--tRNA ligase: protein MIKITLPDGSIKEFESAVTPLDVAKSISEGLARNTISAMVNGTQVEITTPISTDSTIQLLTWNDDLGKKAFWHSSAHLLAQAIMEFYPEAKLTIGPAIAQGFYYDVDFGDETLSEKDFEKIEKKMLENAKKNSTFSLYAVSKADALKEYADNPYKTELITNLNDGEITFCTHDNFTDLCRGGHIPATGIVKAVKVLNAAGAYWRGDEKNKQLTRVYGITFPKQKDLTEYLERLEEAKRRDHRKLGKELGIFAFSDKVGAGLPLWLPKGTALRKKLEEFLSAAQKKSGYEFVMTPHIGAKELYVTSGHWDKYGADSFQPIKTPNEGEEFMLKPMNCPHHCEIYKVGQWSYKDLPKRFAEFGTVYRYEQSGELHGLTRVRGFTQDDAHIFCTPDQLMAEFENVIDLTLYVFKSLGFEDFVTQVSLRDPENKEKYIGSDENWKKAEDAIIQAAQKKGLNYVIETGEAAFYGPKLDFMVKDALGRKWQLGTIQVDYNLPERFDLWYNGSDNEKHRPVMIHRAPFGSMERFIAILLENTAGDFPLWLAPDQFTILPISEKYVDYAKKVSQLLENHDICGLIDERNEKTGKKIRDAEINKLPFMLIVGESEELNGTVSVRRRGEGDLGAMSVEDFINYFKKEAKI from the coding sequence ATGATAAAAATTACTCTTCCCGATGGAAGCATCAAAGAATTTGAAAGCGCGGTAACTCCGCTCGATGTAGCAAAATCAATTAGCGAAGGTTTGGCCAGAAATACGATTTCCGCAATGGTAAATGGTACGCAGGTTGAAATCACCACGCCAATATCTACCGATTCTACAATTCAACTTCTTACGTGGAATGATGATTTAGGTAAAAAAGCATTTTGGCATTCCTCCGCTCACCTTTTGGCGCAAGCAATTATGGAATTTTATCCGGAGGCAAAACTGACTATTGGACCCGCAATTGCGCAAGGTTTCTATTACGATGTAGATTTCGGCGACGAAACTTTATCGGAAAAAGACTTCGAGAAAATCGAGAAAAAAATGCTCGAAAACGCGAAGAAGAATTCAACTTTCAGTTTGTATGCCGTTTCAAAAGCAGACGCTTTGAAAGAATATGCCGACAATCCGTATAAAACAGAATTAATCACCAATCTAAACGATGGCGAAATAACTTTCTGTACACACGATAATTTTACAGATTTGTGTCGCGGTGGTCACATTCCCGCCACTGGAATAGTAAAAGCAGTAAAAGTATTAAACGCTGCGGGCGCTTACTGGCGCGGTGACGAAAAAAACAAACAATTAACAAGGGTTTACGGAATTACTTTTCCTAAACAAAAAGATTTAACCGAATATTTAGAGCGTTTAGAAGAAGCCAAAAGACGCGACCACAGAAAATTAGGCAAAGAACTCGGCATTTTTGCTTTCTCTGACAAAGTAGGCGCAGGTCTACCTTTGTGGCTTCCAAAAGGAACTGCTTTACGGAAAAAATTAGAAGAATTTCTCTCTGCGGCGCAGAAGAAATCAGGTTACGAATTTGTGATGACTCCACATATTGGAGCGAAAGAATTATATGTAACTTCAGGACACTGGGATAAATATGGAGCTGATAGTTTTCAACCCATCAAGACTCCAAACGAAGGTGAAGAGTTTATGTTAAAACCCATGAACTGCCCGCATCACTGCGAAATTTACAAAGTTGGACAATGGTCTTACAAAGATTTACCAAAACGCTTTGCAGAATTTGGAACAGTTTACAGATATGAACAGTCTGGAGAACTTCATGGCTTGACCAGAGTTCGCGGTTTTACACAAGATGACGCACACATTTTCTGTACACCAGATCAATTGATGGCGGAATTTGAAAATGTAATAGATTTAACGCTTTACGTTTTTAAATCCTTAGGATTTGAAGATTTTGTAACTCAGGTTTCCTTGAGAGATCCAGAGAACAAAGAAAAATATATCGGCTCTGATGAGAACTGGAAAAAAGCCGAAGATGCTATTATTCAGGCCGCTCAAAAGAAAGGCTTAAACTATGTAATCGAAACAGGCGAAGCAGCTTTCTACGGCCCGAAACTAGACTTTATGGTGAAAGATGCCTTGGGTCGAAAATGGCAGTTAGGAACTATTCAGGTGGATTATAATTTACCGGAAAGATTTGATTTATGGTACAACGGCAGCGATAATGAGAAACATCGTCCTGTCATGATTCACAGAGCACCTTTTGGTTCCATGGAACGATTTATTGCCATACTTCTGGAGAATACTGCAGGAGATTTCCCGCTTTGGTTGGCTCCTGATCAGTTTACCATTTTACCGATCAGCGAAAAATATGTGGATTATGCAAAAAAAGTTTCACAATTGCTGGAAAATCACGATATTTGTGGATTGATTGACGAACGCAACGAGAAAACGGGTAAAAAAATCCGGGACGCAGAAATAAACAAACTGCCTTTCATGCTTATCGTTGGTGAAAGTGAAGAACTTAACGGCACTGTTTCTGTCAGACGAAGAGGTGAAGGCGATTTAGGAGCCATGAGCGTTGAGGACTTTATCAACTACTTCAAAAAAGAAGCAAAAATTTAG